Within the Bacteroidales bacterium genome, the region GGATCGCTGATTCCCGGATCTCCACACCGAATGGCCTGTTTTCGGCCAGCTCGGCCAGGACCGTTGCCAGTCCGCCCCGCGTTGCGTCGCGCATGAACCGGACCTCAGGGCATACTTCTTTGACTTTGTGAATGATATGGTTCAGACTGGCACAATCTGAGCGGATGGTGGTTTTGAACTGATGCAGTTCTCTTGCTGATAAAACGGCCATTCCGTGATCCCCGACCGGCCCGTTGATGAGGATCCTGTCGCCGGGCTGGATGAAGGTTCCTTCGCTGACTGTGATGAAGGCTTCTTCGATCCAACCCACTCCGGAAGTTGTGATGAACACTTTATCACATTTTCCACGGTTGACGATTTTGGTATCTCCGGCGACGATCTGTACATCAGCATTTTCTGCTTCCAGGGCCATTGACCTGGCAATTTGTTCCAGGTCATTGAAGGAAAATCCTTCCTCGATGATAAAGGATGCCGTCAGGTAAACGGGTGTGGCACCGGCCACTGCCAGGTCATTGACCGTTCCGGCAATAGCCAGCTTGCCAATGTCGCCCCCCGGAAAAAAGATGGGATCAACCACAAACGCATCGGTGGTAAAGGCCATATGCGATCCCTGAACCCGTAATACAGCTGAATCCGTCTGGGCGTGTAAAACAGGATCCGGGAAGTGGGCAAGGAAGAGTTCCCGGATCAGTGACCGGGATAATTTACCTCC harbors:
- the hypE gene encoding hydrogenase expression/formation protein HypE, with amino-acid sequence MDKKILLGHGSGGKLSRSLIRELFLAHFPDPVLHAQTDSAVLRVQGSHMAFTTDAFVVDPIFFPGGDIGKLAIAGTVNDLAVAGATPVYLTASFIIEEGFSFNDLEQIARSMALEAENADVQIVAGDTKIVNRGKCDKVFITTSGVGWIEEAFITVSEGTFIQPGDRILINGPVGDHGMAVLSARELHQFKTTIRSDCASLNHIIHKVKEVCPEVRFMRDATRGGLATVLAELAENRPFGVEIRESAIPVNESTQGLCEVLGYDPMYVANEGKFVSVVPSASADDVLAALQNDPLGSQAAIIGEIVKQPAGHVWMKTTIGGKRLIDMLAGEQLPRIC